A genomic stretch from Anticarsia gemmatalis isolate Benzon Research Colony breed Stoneville strain chromosome 26, ilAntGemm2 primary, whole genome shotgun sequence includes:
- the icln gene encoding chloride nucleotide-sensitive channel icln, giving the protein MVVVSSTFSVPAEGVLSQTPQTKLIIDDTEVGTGTLYVTESNVVWGGVDAPTIVLRYPSIAMHAIQRTPSPALYLAINYELRLPGQDNQQSGGGDANDDDDDEDNAFDGEEASTQLRFVPENENDLQGMYNAMTQGQTLNPDPNVDSCGEDEDHYMDGEEFDDGEDEFEDAEESNMGGEDPVVMLRQMRLKNGHPPNETENDDADVGE; this is encoded by the exons ATGGTTGTTGTTTCGTCAACATTTTCGGTGCCGGCCGAGGGAGTTTTATCCCAAACCCCACAAACTAAACTAATTATTGACGATACTGAAGTGGGCACAGGCACTTTATACGTCACGGAGAg CAATGTAGTGTGGGGTGGAGTGGACGCACCAACAATCGTGCTGCGATATCCTTCTATTGCTATGCACGCGATACAGAGAACACCTTCCCCTGCCTTGTACTTAGCCATCAATTATGAACTCAG ATTACCAGGACAAGACAACCAACAATCTGGTGGTGGTGATGCTAATGATGATGACGACGATGAAGACAATGCGTTCGACGGGGAAGAGGCGTCCACACAACTGCG ATTTGTACCAGAAAATGAGAATGATCTGCAAGGGATGTATAACGCGATGACGCAAGGCCAGACCCTGAACCCAGACCCCAACGTGGACTCCTGCGGGGAAGATGAGGACCACTACATGGATGGAGAGGAGTTTGATGATG GTGAGGATGAGTTCGAAGACGCTGAGGAGAGCAATATGGGCGGCGAGGACCCCGTGGTTATGTTACGACAGATGAGGCTCAAGAATGGACATCCACCAAATG AAACAGAGAACGATGACGCGGACGTCGGCGAGTGA
- the LOC142984318 gene encoding uncharacterized protein LOC142984318 codes for MSLSVHFVNVSCQKNFEWNNATCAETSDPLQGIGNDVEPKCQRINTVVFCEPLDIKGKADNLDNVQDEIVTIDNVVVQKRSGMKYKKYHINMEDTSDLSCPQFFVLDKLQSQVLHN; via the exons atgagtTTGAGTGTTCACTTCGTTAATGTATCGTGTCAGAAAAACTTTGAATGGAATAATGCAACTTGCGCAGAAACCAGTGAT CCTTTGCAAGGAATAGGCAATGATGTTGAACCAAAATGCCAAAGAATCAACACTGTAGTTTTCTGCGAACCCTTGGACataaaag gtaaAGCAGATAATTTAGATAATGTACAGGATGAGATAGTTACCATAGATAATGTGGTGGTACAAAAGAGGTCCGGCATGAAGTATAAGaaatatcatattaatatgGAAGATACATCTGACTTGAGTTGTCCACAG ttttttgttttagacaAACTGCAATCGCAAGTTCTCCACAATTAA